From Oenococcus sicerae, the proteins below share one genomic window:
- a CDS encoding LysR family transcriptional regulator, translating to MKFTDLEYFDKLSHLQSFSKTADFFNVSQPTISFALKRLEKEMKQPLVNRNRSHDTFSLTEAGQILEKHTLNIIKEAVAAHEEIDRISLPTIEFGLPQIIGNYYFPKLAKHFIGNEMFKNIATHEAGSDLLLNALKDRRLDIAIISSVEPLNVEGLEAIEIDRKQYLIVVNKDHPLASREKVSFQELVDEKFVALKKGFVHPIAFRKLEETYNIYPKILYETPDINILKKMIAEKNGIAFIVEIAVSKQDGLATLHIDNKKVPEFIISLVYKKGLKMPGIEKIVEELKNNDIFAEN from the coding sequence ATGAAATTCACAGACCTCGAATATTTCGATAAGCTATCGCACTTACAGTCTTTTTCGAAAACGGCTGATTTTTTTAATGTGAGTCAGCCGACTATTTCTTTTGCTCTGAAACGGCTAGAAAAGGAAATGAAACAACCATTGGTCAATCGTAATCGGTCGCATGATACTTTTTCTCTGACCGAGGCTGGTCAGATACTGGAAAAACATACTTTAAATATTATAAAAGAAGCCGTTGCTGCCCATGAAGAAATTGATCGAATCAGTCTGCCGACGATTGAATTTGGACTGCCGCAAATTATTGGTAATTATTATTTTCCAAAACTAGCCAAACATTTTATCGGCAATGAAATGTTCAAAAACATTGCGACCCATGAAGCTGGTTCGGACTTGCTCTTGAATGCTTTAAAGGATCGACGGTTGGATATTGCTATTATCTCATCGGTCGAGCCGCTAAATGTTGAAGGCTTAGAAGCAATCGAAATTGATCGCAAACAGTATTTGATCGTCGTAAACAAAGACCATCCGCTTGCCAGTCGAGAAAAGGTCAGTTTCCAAGAACTGGTTGATGAAAAATTCGTCGCTTTAAAAAAAGGATTTGTTCACCCGATCGCTTTTCGAAAGCTAGAAGAAACCTATAACATTTACCCAAAAATCCTTTATGAGACACCCGATATCAACATCTTAAAAAAAATGATCGCAGAAAAAAACGGTATCGCTTTTATTGTGGAAATCGCTGTCAGTAAACAAGACGGCTTGGCGACCCTCCACATCGATAATAAAAAAGTACCTGAATTTATTATTAGTCTTGTTTACAAAAAAGGGCTGAAAATGCCAGGAATTGAAAAAATCGTTGAAGAATTGAAAAACAACGATATTTTTGCAGAGAACTGA
- a CDS encoding YihY/virulence factor BrkB family protein has product MPAIKEVKKRMAAWVNRHPTLLKAKRWGRLFGKYFQQGDINNNAIILAYYLLLSLPPMILILGSMLTYLKISVSTILAYITPVIPDNISSLVKPILISFLQNGSNESLSIGILITIWSASGLIATLRGCLNQIYETQNKQNPILVRFASFFLLLIALLVFIIAMSLLLFGQSIFDLFKNQLGPSFSWLSQVFYAKNIILWFGMFVLLILLYYFIPKQKVSFKYIWIGALFASVSWLLLANGFQLYVDNFAKQISSYHTIGVFILLMFWLNFSSYIILIGAVINASCQDYLQHKK; this is encoded by the coding sequence ATGCCGGCCATTAAAGAAGTTAAAAAACGTATGGCGGCTTGGGTAAACCGACATCCGACATTATTAAAAGCGAAACGTTGGGGCCGACTCTTTGGCAAATATTTTCAACAAGGCGACATTAACAATAACGCAATTATTTTGGCTTATTACTTGCTATTATCGCTACCGCCAATGATCCTGATTTTAGGAAGCATGCTCACTTACCTCAAAATCAGCGTCAGCACGATCCTCGCTTATATCACGCCCGTGATTCCCGATAATATCAGTAGTCTGGTCAAGCCTATTTTAATTTCTTTTCTGCAAAACGGCAGCAATGAAAGTCTCTCGATCGGTATCTTGATCACGATTTGGTCTGCATCAGGTTTGATCGCAACACTGCGCGGCTGCTTGAACCAAATTTATGAAACACAAAATAAACAAAATCCGATATTAGTCCGTTTTGCGTCCTTTTTCTTACTGTTAATTGCTCTGCTAGTTTTCATCATTGCCATGTCGCTGCTCCTATTTGGACAATCTATTTTTGATTTGTTCAAGAATCAATTAGGCCCGTCATTTTCTTGGTTATCACAAGTGTTTTACGCGAAAAACATCATTCTATGGTTCGGCATGTTTGTATTGCTGATACTGCTTTACTATTTCATCCCCAAGCAAAAAGTCTCATTCAAATATATCTGGATCGGCGCTCTGTTCGCTTCTGTTTCTTGGCTGTTGTTAGCAAATGGTTTTCAATTATATGTCGATAATTTTGCCAAACAAATTTCTTCTTATCACACGATCGGTGTTTTCATTTTGCTCATGTTTTGGCTGAACTTTTCTAGTTATATTATTTTGATCGGTGCCGTCATCAATGCCAGCTGCCAAGATTATCTCCAACACAAAAAATAA
- a CDS encoding ABC transporter substrate-binding protein encodes MHFKKISLWLLSFFCLISLSYLGLSNRQSSSNSTTIDFFNQKPEVAESYQHLAKLYQKSHPNIKIKVTTVGNSNGASALQAKFISGDAPDLVMLGGLPEVDRYHNRLISLDNMAIQKKIIPSLKSGGRIYGKILGIPVDLEGYGWSYNKAVFRKAGIDVKQIHDYASFKAAVQKIASQEKQLHLSGIFAFNGADTASISSFSAQFLSQAYHNNLTKAYHSQNLDWQYSKQMKAYTDLIKKYNVQPILSVRYDASVEDLFFNGKVAMVPQGNWIIPTLDGLKKNFTKDNLGMLPYYVKGRSKIMTGSSWYIGITNEHPAKEKAAKAFLNWMYTSTASENVIVNEMRYVPATINFPLSKLPDPVSKEIYKIGTSKQASVPVHKQFPNGFSQEVIGPNMQRYFANKMSWQNFIDQTSRKYNQLRQIQGGK; translated from the coding sequence ATGCACTTTAAGAAAATTTCTTTGTGGTTATTATCATTTTTTTGTTTGATCTCTCTTAGTTATTTAGGCTTATCTAATCGGCAGTCAAGCAGCAACAGCACAACGATTGATTTCTTCAATCAAAAGCCTGAAGTTGCTGAGAGTTATCAGCATTTAGCAAAACTTTATCAAAAATCCCACCCCAATATTAAAATCAAAGTTACGACCGTGGGAAACAGCAATGGTGCCTCTGCGCTGCAAGCAAAATTTATTTCCGGCGATGCGCCAGATCTTGTCATGCTGGGTGGTTTGCCAGAAGTTGACCGCTATCATAATAGATTGATCTCATTAGATAACATGGCCATTCAGAAAAAAATCATACCTTCGTTAAAAAGCGGTGGTCGAATTTACGGCAAAATTTTAGGCATACCTGTCGATCTAGAAGGCTACGGCTGGTCATACAATAAAGCTGTTTTCCGTAAAGCCGGCATTGATGTCAAACAGATTCACGACTACGCTAGTTTTAAAGCAGCTGTTCAAAAAATTGCGAGCCAAGAAAAGCAACTGCATTTGTCAGGCATCTTTGCCTTCAATGGCGCCGATACAGCTTCAATTAGTTCTTTTTCAGCACAATTTTTGTCGCAAGCCTATCACAATAATTTGACGAAAGCCTATCATAGCCAAAATTTAGATTGGCAATATAGCAAACAAATGAAGGCTTATACGGATCTGATAAAAAAATATAACGTACAGCCGATCTTATCTGTCCGCTATGATGCTTCAGTCGAAGACCTGTTTTTCAATGGTAAAGTCGCCATGGTGCCGCAAGGCAATTGGATCATTCCGACCTTAGACGGCTTAAAGAAAAATTTCACTAAAGACAATCTCGGTATGCTGCCTTACTACGTCAAAGGTCGATCAAAAATCATGACCGGTTCATCTTGGTATATCGGTATCACTAACGAACATCCAGCCAAAGAAAAAGCAGCCAAAGCTTTCCTGAATTGGATGTACACATCGACCGCCAGCGAGAATGTGATCGTTAACGAAATGCGCTATGTGCCAGCCACGATCAATTTTCCTTTAAGCAAGCTGCCAGATCCTGTTTCCAAAGAAATTTATAAGATCGGCACCAGCAAACAGGCTTCGGTTCCTGTTCATAAACAATTTCCTAATGGTTTCAGCCAAGAAGTGATCGGCCCGAATATGCAACGCTACTTCGCAAATAAAATGAGCTGGCAGAATTTCATTGACCAGACTAGCCGCAAATATAATCAGTTGCGGCAAATTCAAGGAGGTAAATGA
- a CDS encoding carbohydrate ABC transporter permease — protein sequence MFAKKYDYWLFVLPSLLLIGIVIIIPFLIGIYYSFTNSNGISATWIGLKNYILLFNDTNFLQSCALTLSFSLLSIVGINWIALSFALLVTHRNNRLNRLLRTIFFIPNLIGGILLGFIWQFIFVQVFGAIGSQLHLSFFNGWLSSPTTGLWGLVILFWWQMSGYVMLIYIAFLNAIPISTIESAQLDGANEGQIFWHIRLPQLAPAFTISLFLTLANSFKLYEQNLALTNGGPYRSTEMISMNIYNTAFVNYQQGYAQAAGILLFIFVALVSFGQLYFSRKGEKNED from the coding sequence ATGTTTGCAAAAAAATATGATTATTGGCTATTTGTGCTACCGAGCTTATTACTCATTGGCATCGTCATCATCATTCCTTTTTTGATCGGTATTTATTATTCTTTCACCAACTCCAATGGCATTAGCGCAACTTGGATCGGTTTGAAAAATTATATCCTGCTTTTTAACGACACTAATTTTCTGCAAAGCTGTGCTTTAACTCTGTCATTCTCTCTTTTGTCAATTGTCGGCATTAATTGGATCGCCTTGAGCTTTGCCTTATTGGTCACACATCGCAATAATCGTTTGAATCGACTTTTGCGGACAATTTTTTTCATTCCTAATCTGATCGGCGGCATTCTTTTAGGATTCATCTGGCAGTTTATTTTCGTACAAGTCTTTGGTGCTATCGGCAGCCAGTTGCACCTCTCTTTTTTCAACGGCTGGCTCAGTTCACCAACGACCGGTCTATGGGGACTGGTCATTCTTTTTTGGTGGCAAATGAGCGGTTATGTCATGCTGATCTATATTGCATTTTTGAACGCTATCCCGATCAGCACGATCGAATCGGCTCAATTGGATGGTGCTAACGAAGGACAGATCTTCTGGCACATCAGGCTGCCGCAATTAGCGCCAGCGTTCACGATCAGTTTGTTTTTAACATTGGCAAATTCCTTTAAACTCTACGAGCAGAACTTAGCCTTGACCAACGGCGGTCCATATCGCTCAACTGAAATGATCTCGATGAATATTTACAACACGGCCTTTGTCAATTACCAGCAGGGCTATGCACAAGCAGCTGGTATTCTGTTATTCATATTCGTAGCATTGGTTTCGTTTGGCCAGCTATATTTCTCGAGAAAGGGGGAGAAAAATGAAGACTAA
- a CDS encoding carbohydrate ABC transporter permease, with protein sequence MKTKLVRTVTVLISVILAFFWLYPFIIIFINSLKTKSALFANPLTISKSSFNNYIQAFKDLDFVQSFFNSLLITVSSVILITILASMAAYALARTNSKISSIIYYLCAATMLIPFQSIMIPLITIFGKIDFLNRFSLILMNTGLSLSLSIILYYGAFLGVPRSIDEAAMLDGANTIKAFFGVILPAVAPMTGTVIILNAMKIWNDYLLPSLVINKDGMYTIPIKMYYFFSETNSQWQLALAGLVLAIMPIIILFILLQKQIMHSATEGAIQ encoded by the coding sequence ATGAAGACTAAATTGGTGCGGACCGTCACAGTGCTGATCAGTGTTATTCTGGCTTTTTTCTGGCTTTATCCCTTTATTATCATTTTTATTAATTCTTTAAAAACAAAATCAGCGCTCTTCGCTAATCCACTGACGATTTCCAAATCATCTTTTAACAACTATATCCAAGCCTTTAAAGACCTGGATTTTGTCCAAAGTTTCTTTAATTCGCTGCTAATTACCGTTTCTAGTGTCATACTGATCACAATTTTAGCTTCTATGGCAGCTTATGCTTTGGCCAGAACAAACAGCAAAATCAGTTCAATTATTTATTATTTATGCGCTGCGACAATGCTGATCCCTTTTCAATCCATTATGATCCCCTTGATTACTATTTTTGGGAAAATCGATTTCCTGAATCGTTTTAGCTTGATTTTAATGAACACTGGCCTGTCATTAAGTCTGTCAATTATTTTATATTATGGTGCATTTCTTGGTGTTCCTAGAAGCATTGACGAAGCTGCCATGCTCGACGGTGCTAACACGATCAAAGCGTTCTTTGGCGTCATCTTGCCTGCAGTCGCACCAATGACCGGAACCGTGATTATTTTAAACGCCATGAAAATCTGGAACGATTACCTGCTTCCTTCTTTAGTGATCAATAAAGATGGTATGTATACGATCCCGATCAAAATGTATTATTTTTTCAGCGAGACTAACAGCCAATGGCAGTTGGCCTTGGCTGGTTTAGTCCTGGCTATCATGCCGATCATCATCTTGTTTATTCTGCTGCAAAAGCAAATCATGCACAGCGCTACTGAAGGCGCTATTCAATAG
- a CDS encoding ABC transporter ATP-binding protein, which yields MEQRYFSSLAMLMQSAFAAIASAFFVLKINFVLAIISMIFAALSILPSIFGGAMLDRASLKWSNANKSYLGRLKEVLAGVDIIKNYQAEKQILKSTNNKLVGSENDYESLNNKQFLFQYFAWLLAVVSMIGPLAFGLYFRQVGLFNVTISTIITLLSSSSSVVSNLRSAIQYFSAIKATHALRQAIIPNAETHDQSSAAPLPSKPELTIKDLSFAYKNHAILDDVSLSLPYGEKLLLSGDSGTGKSTFLNLLTNKLLAQKGSITLGQQQIRANDYAYITQQNWVFDASVRDNLTLDQNFSDQQLVESLKEVNLDQELSNDPLDYQCGEEGKNLSGGQKQRLSIARALLRKRPLLLLDEITAALDDRNSERLRNIIYQLPQTIIEIAHHYNDQQIAENQVLHVQLRAGKIVKVLG from the coding sequence ATCGAGCAGCGCTATTTTTCAAGTTTAGCAATGTTGATGCAGTCAGCCTTTGCAGCAATCGCATCAGCTTTCTTTGTTTTAAAAATAAATTTCGTTTTAGCCATCATTAGCATGATTTTTGCAGCCTTAAGTATATTGCCATCTATCTTTGGCGGTGCAATGCTGGACAGAGCTTCTTTAAAATGGTCGAATGCCAACAAAAGTTATCTGGGTCGTCTGAAAGAAGTCTTAGCTGGTGTTGATATTATTAAAAATTACCAAGCTGAGAAACAGATTTTAAAATCAACTAACAACAAACTTGTTGGCAGCGAAAATGACTACGAATCATTAAATAATAAACAGTTTTTGTTTCAATATTTCGCTTGGCTGCTGGCTGTGGTTTCAATGATCGGCCCTTTGGCTTTCGGCCTGTATTTTCGTCAAGTTGGCCTTTTTAATGTCACGATCAGTACGATCATCACCCTGCTGTCAAGCAGCAGCAGTGTTGTCAGCAATTTAAGATCAGCAATTCAATATTTTTCTGCAATCAAAGCGACACACGCGTTAAGACAAGCAATCATTCCAAATGCCGAGACACATGACCAGTCGTCAGCAGCGCCATTACCTAGCAAACCAGAATTAACGATCAAGGATCTTTCCTTTGCTTACAAAAATCATGCGATTTTGGATGATGTTTCCCTATCGTTGCCTTATGGCGAAAAGCTGCTTCTGAGCGGCGATTCCGGTACCGGCAAGTCGACTTTTTTAAATTTATTAACGAATAAGCTGCTGGCACAAAAAGGCAGCATCACGCTTGGTCAGCAGCAGATTCGCGCCAATGATTACGCCTACATTACGCAGCAGAATTGGGTTTTTGACGCTAGTGTTCGTGACAACCTCACACTAGATCAAAATTTTTCTGATCAGCAATTAGTAGAAAGTTTAAAAGAGGTCAATCTCGATCAAGAACTAAGCAATGACCCACTGGACTATCAGTGCGGTGAGGAAGGTAAAAATCTTTCCGGTGGTCAAAAACAAAGACTGTCAATCGCACGCGCCCTATTGAGAAAACGCCCCCTACTATTGTTAGACGAGATCACAGCGGCGCTCGATGATCGTAATTCCGAACGTTTAAGAAATATTATTTATCAATTACCACAAACGATTATTGAAATCGCTCATCATTACAATGACCAACAGATCGCAGAAAATCAGGTGTTGCACGTTCAATTACGAGCGGGGAAAATCGTTAAAGTACTTGGCTAA
- a CDS encoding tyrosine-protein phosphatase: MFEKRALNIKGASNFRDLGGYIGFDGRKTTWGKNFRAAALTHLTSHDLKVLKHHRIHQIIDFRTLDERLNDPDIYPDSVEDIELPVLDEDTTYSTLSREQMHQLAHSSGFAYQQMMQTYERLITDNFSQRAYRQFFNYLLANEEGAILFHCTKGKDRTGVGTALFLTALGVDKETVFQDYVLTDDYNQTENEAELARLVRHQASEIDIDNFKGFWLTDRDYLENAFSAMIQLAGSPENYLKRYLDLDQDQLDRLRDKYLD, translated from the coding sequence ATGTTTGAAAAACGTGCTTTAAATATCAAAGGTGCCAGTAATTTCCGTGATTTAGGCGGCTATATAGGTTTTGATGGTCGGAAGACGACATGGGGCAAGAATTTTCGAGCGGCTGCTTTAACGCATTTGACCAGTCATGATTTAAAAGTTTTAAAGCACCATCGTATTCATCAAATCATTGATTTTCGAACGCTAGATGAGCGCTTGAATGATCCGGATATTTATCCAGACTCGGTTGAGGATATCGAGCTGCCTGTTTTAGACGAGGATACAACTTACTCAACGCTCAGCCGCGAACAAATGCACCAGCTTGCACACAGTTCGGGTTTTGCCTATCAGCAAATGATGCAGACTTATGAACGTCTGATCACAGATAATTTTTCCCAAAGGGCTTACCGACAGTTTTTTAATTATTTATTAGCAAATGAAGAGGGCGCGATTTTATTTCACTGTACAAAAGGAAAAGACCGTACTGGCGTGGGGACGGCCCTTTTTTTGACTGCTTTAGGTGTCGATAAAGAGACTGTTTTTCAGGATTATGTCTTAACGGATGATTATAATCAGACAGAAAATGAGGCTGAATTAGCACGCTTAGTCCGTCACCAGGCCAGCGAGATTGATATTGATAATTTTAAAGGCTTTTGGCTGACGGATCGAGATTATTTGGAAAATGCTTTTTCGGCAATGATTCAGCTAGCTGGCAGCCCGGAAAATTATTTAAAACGCTATCTTGACCTTGATCAGGATCAGCTGGATCGTTTGCGCGATAAATATTTAGATTAG
- the upp gene encoding uracil phosphoribosyltransferase has translation MSKFTVIDHPLIQHKLRILRDKNTSTKDFRDLVDEIATLMAYEVSRDMQLEDVEIDTPVAHATVKQLTGKKVAIVPILRAGLGMVDGVVKLIPAARIGHIGMYRDEKTLEPHEYFVKLPEDIDKREVIVVDPMLATGGSAKDAIAALKKRGAKYIKLMVLVAAPEGVKAVQAANPDVDIFAAALDDHLNANGYIVPGLGDAGDRLFGTK, from the coding sequence ATGTCTAAATTTACAGTAATTGATCATCCGCTGATTCAACATAAATTGCGAATTTTACGCGATAAGAATACAAGTACGAAAGATTTCCGCGACTTAGTTGACGAGATCGCGACTTTAATGGCTTATGAAGTCAGCCGCGATATGCAATTAGAGGATGTTGAGATCGATACACCCGTAGCTCATGCAACAGTTAAGCAATTAACCGGCAAAAAAGTTGCGATCGTACCAATTCTGCGTGCCGGTCTTGGCATGGTTGACGGTGTTGTTAAATTGATTCCGGCGGCAAGAATTGGACATATCGGCATGTACCGTGATGAGAAGACTTTAGAACCGCACGAATATTTTGTTAAGCTGCCAGAGGACATTGATAAGCGTGAAGTCATCGTAGTCGATCCAATGCTGGCGACTGGTGGTTCTGCCAAGGATGCGATTGCTGCTCTGAAAAAGCGTGGCGCTAAGTATATTAAATTAATGGTCCTTGTTGCTGCGCCGGAAGGCGTTAAAGCTGTTCAAGCGGCTAATCCGGACGTTGATATTTTTGCAGCTGCACTTGATGATCACTTGAATGCAAATGGTTATATCGTGCCAGGCCTTGGCGATGCCGGTGATCGCTTGTTTGGAACAAAATAA
- a CDS encoding L-threonylcarbamoyladenylate synthase, which translates to MTLVLKTTDEDLQTAAHILADGGVIAFPTETVYGIGADATNSAAVEKVFLAKNRPHDNPLIVTVSDENMLWRFAKKNQRAEKLISKFWPGSLTLILPLISDELLPHNVTAGLKTAAFRNPETAATRTLIGLLKKPIVGPSANLSTKPSPTTAEHVLHDMAGRIDAVIDNGPTTVGVESTIVDLSVKQATILRPGIVTADDIAEVLAEKVIDPVGPISVAAGMAPKAPGMKYRHYAPSKEVVIFTKLDIGDLKKNLQKGDVVAALDDSLARLEIGRQDSWSLGETAASATEELFSALRFFDDQKEVKRIYVEGLPLQGIGEAYMNRLEKSAGGQHFESK; encoded by the coding sequence ATGACATTAGTATTGAAAACAACTGACGAGGATTTGCAGACTGCGGCTCATATTTTAGCTGACGGCGGCGTGATCGCTTTTCCGACCGAAACTGTTTACGGCATTGGCGCCGATGCAACCAATTCTGCAGCTGTCGAAAAAGTTTTTCTCGCCAAAAATAGACCTCACGATAATCCTTTGATCGTCACCGTGTCTGATGAAAATATGTTGTGGCGGTTTGCTAAAAAAAATCAGCGAGCCGAGAAATTAATTAGCAAATTTTGGCCGGGTTCACTGACACTGATCCTGCCTTTGATTAGCGATGAACTGCTGCCGCATAATGTGACGGCAGGTTTGAAAACGGCTGCCTTTCGCAATCCGGAAACCGCAGCAACACGTACTTTGATCGGCTTATTGAAAAAACCGATCGTTGGTCCGTCAGCAAATTTGTCCACGAAACCGTCACCGACTACAGCGGAGCATGTTCTACACGATATGGCTGGTCGCATTGATGCGGTCATTGATAATGGTCCCACGACGGTCGGTGTCGAATCAACGATCGTTGATCTGTCGGTGAAGCAGGCAACGATTCTGCGCCCAGGGATCGTAACAGCTGATGATATTGCTGAAGTCCTGGCTGAGAAAGTAATTGATCCAGTTGGTCCGATCTCAGTTGCTGCCGGGATGGCACCCAAGGCACCTGGCATGAAGTATCGTCATTATGCGCCTAGCAAAGAAGTCGTTATTTTCACTAAATTAGACATAGGTGATCTGAAAAAAAACTTGCAAAAGGGGGATGTCGTTGCGGCTTTAGATGATAGTTTGGCCAGATTAGAAATTGGCAGGCAGGATTCTTGGTCTTTGGGCGAGACAGCTGCCTCGGCGACTGAAGAATTGTTCTCGGCTTTAAGATTTTTTGATGATCAAAAAGAAGTGAAACGAATTTATGTCGAAGGCCTGCCCCTTCAAGGTATTGGCGAGGCGTATATGAATCGTTTGGAAAAGTCAGCTGGTGGTCAACATTTCGAGTCTAAATGA
- the prmC gene encoding peptide chain release factor N(5)-glutamine methyltransferase, which translates to MATLRQIRNDFFKTSVDFQTIDVFLRGELKLNNTELLLKFADDIPKQTENKLRTDFKKVESGHPVQYILGFSNFYGRNFFVDKRVLIPEVETAELIDHVKDAVLLPLDQDFSILDVGTGSGNLAITLALELKAKNVLAVDIDHDALAVAQKNSQRLSAMQVRFMKSDLLANVNGRFDLIVSNPPYVKTDETDIDDQVLNFEPHKALFAGQDGLDIYRRLIPQMTMHLKADGYAILEMDYRQGDAIKALIKANFPKAEATIFQDMAGLDRFIGWRN; encoded by the coding sequence ATGGCTACTTTACGTCAAATTAGAAATGATTTTTTTAAAACGTCAGTTGATTTTCAAACAATCGACGTTTTTTTGCGTGGTGAATTAAAGTTGAACAATACGGAGTTGCTGCTGAAATTTGCTGATGATATTCCCAAGCAGACTGAAAATAAATTGAGAACCGATTTTAAAAAAGTCGAGTCTGGTCATCCGGTACAATATATTTTGGGTTTTTCGAATTTTTACGGGCGCAATTTCTTCGTTGATAAACGTGTGCTGATTCCAGAAGTTGAGACGGCTGAACTGATCGATCATGTTAAAGATGCTGTGCTGCTGCCTTTGGATCAAGATTTTTCAATTCTTGATGTGGGCACCGGCAGTGGCAACTTGGCGATTACGCTGGCGCTGGAATTAAAGGCGAAAAACGTTTTGGCCGTTGATATTGACCATGATGCGCTAGCCGTTGCACAAAAAAACTCGCAAAGATTATCAGCGATGCAGGTACGCTTTATGAAATCTGATTTGTTGGCAAATGTGAACGGACGCTTTGATTTGATCGTTTCTAATCCACCTTATGTCAAGACAGATGAAACAGACATTGATGATCAAGTGCTTAATTTCGAGCCGCATAAAGCCTTATTTGCCGGTCAGGATGGCTTAGATATTTATCGTCGCTTGATTCCTCAGATGACGATGCATTTAAAAGCGGATGGTTACGCAATTTTGGAAATGGATTATCGTCAAGGAGATGCAATAAAAGCATTAATTAAAGCGAACTTTCCCAAAGCTGAGGCAACGATTTTTCAAGATATGGCTGGATTAGATCGATTTATTGGATGGAGAAATTAA
- the prfA gene encoding peptide chain release factor 1, which produces MDKIFAQIQNVVDRFDELNELLADPDVISDSNKYTEYAKELGAITPTVEVYRQYEHITAQIVEDKGLLADKEMADLAKTELAALEPQQTVLSEKLKILMIPKDPNDDKNIIMEIRGAVGGDEANLFAGDLLSMYAHYAQSQNWHFEIVDDTPGEAGGFKEVVVNISGENVYSKLKFESGAHRVQRVPVTETQGRVHTSTATVGVMPEFEDVDTEGLIDPKDVREDVYRSSGAGGQHINKTSSAVRLVHLPTGIKVEMQEQRSQQQNRAKAWQILRSRVYDHFAQENRDEYDEQRRSKIGSGDRSERIRTYNFPQNRVTDHRINFTLNKLDRVINGDLEEIIDALIIADQAKRLEAMI; this is translated from the coding sequence ATGGATAAAATTTTCGCACAAATCCAAAATGTCGTTGATCGTTTTGATGAATTAAATGAATTGCTTGCTGATCCAGATGTTATTTCCGACAGCAATAAATACACGGAGTATGCCAAAGAACTCGGTGCGATCACACCAACGGTTGAGGTTTATCGCCAATACGAACACATCACAGCTCAAATCGTTGAAGATAAAGGGCTGCTTGCTGATAAGGAAATGGCTGATTTAGCGAAAACAGAATTAGCCGCTTTAGAGCCACAGCAGACAGTTTTATCAGAAAAGCTGAAAATTTTGATGATACCCAAGGATCCTAATGATGATAAAAATATCATCATGGAAATTCGTGGTGCTGTTGGCGGGGACGAAGCTAATTTATTTGCCGGCGATCTCTTATCAATGTATGCACATTATGCGCAGTCGCAAAATTGGCACTTTGAGATCGTTGATGATACGCCTGGCGAGGCTGGTGGTTTTAAAGAAGTTGTGGTCAATATTTCTGGAGAGAATGTTTATAGCAAATTGAAGTTTGAATCCGGTGCTCATCGCGTGCAGCGCGTTCCTGTCACGGAGACTCAAGGCCGAGTCCACACGAGTACTGCCACAGTTGGTGTGATGCCGGAGTTTGAGGATGTTGACACAGAAGGTCTAATTGATCCCAAAGACGTCAGAGAAGATGTGTATCGTTCCTCTGGTGCTGGTGGCCAGCATATCAATAAAACCAGTTCGGCTGTTCGGCTGGTTCATTTGCCAACAGGGATTAAAGTTGAAATGCAAGAACAGCGTTCCCAGCAGCAGAATCGCGCCAAAGCTTGGCAAATTTTGCGTTCGCGTGTCTATGACCATTTTGCTCAGGAAAATCGTGATGAATACGATGAACAACGGCGCAGCAAAATTGGCAGCGGCGATCGTTCTGAGCGAATCCGTACTTATAATTTTCCTCAGAATCGGGTGACTGATCACCGCATCAACTTTACTTTGAACAAATTAGACCGCGTCATTAATGGCGATTTGGAAGAAATTATTGATGCTTTGATAATTGCAGACCAAGCTAAGCGCCTAGAAGCGATGATTTAA